A window from Malassezia restricta chromosome I, complete sequence encodes these proteins:
- a CDS encoding dynein light chain LC8-type codes for MSASRDDEVAVPPAPQDTPKAVVKNVDMEQEMQQAIIELAADAMVRFAVEKDMAAHVKRTADERYGPTWHVIVGRSFGSFVTHESKYFIYFYLGTMAFLIWRA; via the exons ATGTCGGCGAGCCGCGATGACGAGGTTGCTGTGCCGCCTGCACCGCAAGATACGCCCAAAGCCGTTGTGAAAAATGTTGATATGGAGCAAGAAATGCAGCAGGCTATCATCGAACTAGCTGCAGATGCCATGGTGCGCTTCGCGGTGGAGAAAGACATGGCCGCTCACGTCAAACGCACGGCCGATGAGCGCTACGGTCCCACATGGCATGTCATTGTGGGGCGTAGCTTCGGTAGCTTTGTGACTCACG AATCCAAATATTTTATCTACTTCT ACCTGGGCACGATGGCCTTTTTGATTTGGCGTGCCTAG
- a CDS encoding amphiphysin, which translates to MKGITKFLQRTPHMVSSRVGISAKSTDVEFDHFRHKFEAMEKLIKQLARESKTYLDGVKKMLESCSAFAAEYSALFHPFGTEYDIERRHPETVQTLVNLSGYVTYIDDLRETLRPELELIATRVVAPCQELEQVLKSINKAITKRDHKLIDFDRHTNSYTKLREKQNRSAKDDQHMFKLEHDCEAAAGEYEHHNNILKAELPQFLAMATKFVTPIFYSLYYMQLNVFYLSMEKLKSYSEGRFDMTNNNLISREHKFSMDMSKVIADLESFSIQKPGPPTTRILQMAKAGTPLSSRPRGLPSAAGSAAPLPPQEEIKKAEQVTAEAAATTESSAPPAYTPAPEEAAASDAEYVVALYDYAATADGDLSFKAGDRIEVLKRTPSAEDWWTGRLNGVEGVFPGNYVRDA; encoded by the coding sequence ATGAAGGGTATCACGAAGTTCCTGCAGCGGACACCGCATATGGTGTCGTCGCGCGTAGGGATTTCTGCCAAGTCTACGGATGTTGAGTTTGATCACTTTCGTCACAAGTTTGAAGCTATGGAGAAGCTGATCAAGCAGTTGGCCAGGGAGTCGAAGACGTACTTGGATGGTGTGAAGAAAATGCTCGAGTCATGCTCTGCCTTTGCTGCCGAATACAGTGCACTTTTCCATCCGTTCGGCACCGAGTATGACATTGAGCGTCGCCACCCAGAGACTGTACAGACACTTGTGAATCTGTCAGGCTATGTGACGTACATTGATGATCTGCGCGAGACTCTGCGTCCCGAGCTCGAGCTTATCGCGACTCGCGTAGTTGCGCCTTGCCAGGAACTGGAACAGGTGCTAAAGAGTATCAATAAAGCTATCACCAAGCGCGACCACAAACTGATCGACTTCGATCGGCACACCAATTCATACaccaagctgcgtgagaaGCAGAACCGCTCGGCCAAGGACGACCAGCACATGTTCAAGCTGGAGCATGACTGTGAGGCAGCTGCGGGAGAATATGAGCACCACAATAACATCCTCAAGGCTGAGCTGCCGCAGTTCTTGGCTATGGCTACCAAGTTTGTTACGCCGATCTTTTACTCACTGTACTACATGCAACTCAACGTGTTCTACCTGTCTATGGAGAAGCTCAAATCCTATTCTGAGGGCCGCTTCGACATGACAAACAACAACTTGATCTCGCGTGAGCACAAGTTCTCCATGGATATGAGTAAAGTGATCGCGGACCTCGAATCCTTCTCCATCCAAAAGCCCGGTCCCCCAACGACGCGTATTCTACAGATGGCTAAGGCTGGCACACCTTTGAGCTCGCGTCCGCGTGGACTACCATCGGCCGCTGGTAGTGCGGCACCACTGCCGCCACAGGAAGAAATCAAAAAGGCCGAGCAAGTCACCGCTGAGGCtgccgccaccaccgaATCGTCTGCTCCGCCTGCCTATACGCCAGCGCCTGAAGaggcagcagcgtctgaTGCCGAGTACGTCGTTGCTTTGTATGACTATGCTGCGACGGCAGACGGAGACTTGTCATTCAAGGCGGGCGATCGTATCGAGGTGCTGAAGCGCACACCCAGCGCCGAAGATTGGTGGACAGGCCGCTTGAATGGCGTTGAGGGCGTCTTTCCTGGAAACTACGTACGCGATGCATAG
- a CDS encoding DnaJ subfamily B member 6 has product MPNDWYAILEVEPSATSSDIRSAYRKQALRSHPDRAQTDDKDQATAQFKLVAEAYEVLSDERKRWEYDRFEYPLLSGAMPDGYEPHASMAPNGHTFVWESSFDSARRAQGRNGPDAFSRAAFDPFELFNSMFSRDFHEMEASYGLDDSFNAMNDWHGMSTSTFGRPTSFGAPPPGFMREPILGMPMHHDAPFGGVGMSPFGLMSGLSPMHTSAPGQSSFSSSMSSLSFNGGNTGGTSETRRTTVVNGRRETTITKRDEHGNETVRRISPDGETVYVNGQIQSSIEAPQPKAVEMASGNTESASKDSRSGESSGSSSSRRKMWKLFGR; this is encoded by the exons ATGCCTAACGACTGGTATGCCATATTAGAAGTAGAACCTTCTGCTACTTCAAGTGATATCCGGTCTGCGTACAGGAAGCAGGCCCTTCGATCTCATCCAGATCGCGCTCAAACAGATGATAAAGACCAAGCAACAGCTCAATTCAAGCTTGTGGCCGA AGCGTATGAAGTATTGAGTGATGAAAGAAAGCGTTGGGAGTACGACAGATTCGAATACCCGCTACTCTCAGGAGCCATGCCGGATGGTTATGAGCCGCACGCATCCATGGCACCAAACGGGCACACGTTCGTTTGGGAAAGTAGCTTTGACTCTGCACGCCGTGCTCAGGGACGCAATGGACCTGATGCCTTTAGTCGTGCCGCTTTCGACCCTTTTGAGTTATTCAACTCGATGTTTTCTCGTGACTTTCACGAGATGGAGGCCAGTTATGGCTTGGACGACAGTTTCAACGCGATGAACGACTGGCATGGTATGTCCACGTCGACCTTTGGTCGTCCCACTTCCTTCGGTGCGCCTCCCCCTGGATTCATGCGTGAGCCCATTTTGGGTATGCCAATGCATCATGATGCGCCATTTGGTGGGGTAGGCATGAGTCCGTTTGGGCTCATGTCTGGTCTCTCGCCCATGCATACAAGTGCGCCGGGTCAATCGAGTTTTTCCTCGAGTATGTCTTCGCTCTCGTTTAATGGAGGAAATACTGGCGGTACATCCGAGACACGGCGCACCACGGTGGTGAATGGCCGTCGAGAGACAACTATTACGAAACGCGATGAACATGGTAATGAGACAGTCCGCCGCATCTCGCCAGATGGGGAGACTGTATACGTAAATGGACAAATTCAGTCAAGCATTGAAGCGCCGCAGCCTAAAGCAGTCGAAATGGCGTCCGGCAATACAGAGTCTGCCTCGAAAGATTCACGGTCTGGTGAGTCCTCCGGCAGCTCGTCCTCGCGCCGCAAAATGTGGAAGCTATTTGGTAGATAG
- a CDS encoding TBC1 domain family member 5, whose amino-acid sequence MQRVPLAKERAAWTKYLYPDHTHDLSMFYSVVWRIHLGELRVGESDAWSTTTLLQRRAYRHLCTKYTKAWDEIRRFGDQNDIHPLQDTSKTLWEKHTGMEELHAVIDLDIQRLSVTLTKEDQQCVARILRVWSFTHVHIGYFQGMHELAALLWRIRASESVPVPMDSVLHVLLSPGDVEPDTYFLFSALIQRLAPMYDHTQRAGSPTLIKAILHRVDPSLNSHLQSLQLEWTPILLRWHRLLYMQEFTEATILELWDTLFAIDPTLQLVPYISAAILLSQRDKLVQSEYIDAMQFLMHLPDLNAPRQLVEHAMQLSQTPSASTGAFIARAYEQHPPPEPAESKMESAKHLLRELTAGILTQDGHGQSDWSPRTEDRLYIESSNYTEQHKRAMLSLDSVREFH is encoded by the coding sequence ATGCAACGTGTGCCATTAGCAAAAGAACGTGCAGCATGGACAAAATACCTCTACCCAGACCATACCCATGATCTGTCCATGTTCTATTCAGTGGTATGGCGTATTCATTTAGGTGAGTTGCGCGTCGGCGAATCGGACGCATGGTCGACCACAACCCTTTTGCAACGACGTGCATATCGCCACTTGTGCACCAAATATACCAAGGCGTGGGACGAAATACGTCGTTTTGGTGATCAAAATGATATACATCCATTGCAAGACACAAGTAAAACTCTATGGGAGAAGCATACAGGCATGGAAGAATTGCATGCTGTCATCGATCTCGACATACAGAGACTTAGCGTGACGCTCACTAAAGAGGATCAGCAGTGCGTGGCACGAATACTGCGTGTATGGTCATTCACGCACGTTCATATTGGATACTTCCAAGGTATGCACGAATTGGCGGCACTGCTGTGGCGGATTAGGGCTTCTGAATCTGTTCCTGTCCCTATGGATAGCGTGTTGCACGTTCTTCTTTCTCCAGGCGATGTTGAGCCCGATACCTACTTTTTATTCTCGGCTCTCATACAACGTCTGGCTCCCATGTATGACCACACCCAACGGGCTGGCTCTCCCACACTGATCAAGGCCATTCTTCACCGAGTGGATCCATCTCTCAACAGTCATCTACAATCCTTGCAATTGGAGTGGACACCCATCCTGCTTCGATGGCATCGCCTATTGTACATGCAAGAATTTACTGAGGCAACCATTTTGGAGCTTTGGGATACTTTGTTCGCCATTGATCCCACACTCCAGCTTGTCCCTTACATATCTGCCGCCATACTCCTTTCACAACGAGACAAACTCGTACAAAGTGAATATatcgatgccatgcaatTTTTGATGCACTTGCCGGATCTCAACGCACCAAGGCAGCTTGTTGAGCATGCCATGCAATTAAGTCAAACGCCCTCGGCAAGCACGGGAGCATTCATTGCAAGAGCGTATGAACAGCATCCACCGCCTGAGCCGGCCGAATCAAAGATGGAGTCAGCCAAACATTTGCTGAGAGAATTGACGGCAGGCATCCTAACACAAGACGGGCATGGACAGTCCGATTGGAGTCCGCGAACCGAGGATCGACTCTATATCGAGTCATCCAATTATACGGAGCAGCACAAACGTGCCATGTTGTCACTTGATAGTGTGCGTGAATTTCATTGA
- a CDS encoding translation initiation factor eIF-2B subunit delta, translating to MSEAAAAPPPRSNEAPPVKKDKKAAKEAKRERRAAAKVDATAQQAPSTAASKGASARPPASGPKVKDTAISTKAVTGSLDEDLSTVGVLGDASLFGNVTLPRNARVNSASWSSALARGAIHPAVLDLCHQISTFAIRGANKRAISVLKALAAVIQDYKTPSGAVLNRDLLTRVSQQVGFIVESRPLNTATGHAVRFLKYEISVVDAGLSEDEAKEHLIGRIEHFIRDRIVYAGKVIQANAAAKIHHGDVVLTYSHSSVIEGTLLHAHNHGVKFEVIVIDSRPLFEGRLMAERLLEAGIPTTYGVLTSLSTLMPRASLVLLGTSALLSNGAPYAQSGTAMCAMMAHGFDVPVIICCETYKFSDRIQLDSFVVNEAGQSSELLSHEDDNTETDSVLLTRSECSTQSRLKVVQLLHDVTPPRYVSAIASEVGLSGTESVGVILRDYKSVLFGV from the coding sequence ATGTCCgaggcagcagcagcgccgccaccccGGTCGAACGAAGCGCCTCCTGTCAAAAAAGACAAGAAGGCTGCCAAGGAGGCaaagcgcgagcgccgtgcagctgcCAAGGTGGATGCAACTGCCCAGCAGGCGCCCTCAACTGCCGCGAGCAAAGGTGCATCGGCACGTCCGCCAGCGTCTGGACCCAAGGTCAAGGACACGGCTATTTCCACAAAGGCGGTAACGGGATCGCTGGACGAAGACCTCTCGACAGTTGGTGTACTGGGTGATGCATCGCTTTTCGGTAATGTCACGCTTCCACGTAATGCCCGAGTCAATTCGGCTAGCTGGAGCtctgcgctcgctcgcggcgcgaTTCACCCTGCCGTGCTAGATCTTTGCCACCAGATCTCGACCTTTGCTATTCGCGGTGCGAACAAACGCGCGATTTCTGTGCTTAAGGCTCTCGCAGCTGTGATCCAAGACTACAAAACGCCTTCTGGCGCTGTTCTGAATCGTGATCTACTGACAAGGGTGTCGCAACAAGTAGGGTTCATCGTTGAATCCCGCCCTCTGAACACGGCTACTGGGCATGCCGTGCGATTTTTGAAGTACGAAATTAGTGTTGTGGATGCGGGACTGAGTGAAGATGAGGCGAAGGAACACCTCATCGGCCGCATTGAGCACTTCATCCGGGATAGGATTGTATACGCTGGCAAGGTCATCCAGGCAAATGCTGCCGCGAAAATTCACCATGGCGATGTTGTACTGACTTACTCGCATTCGTCGGTCATTGAGGGCACGCTCCTTCATGCCCACAACCATGGCGTCAAGTTCGAGGTAATTGTAATCGACTCGCGACCACTCTTTGAAGGCCGTCTCATGGCCGAGCGTCTATTGGAAGCAGGCATACCAACTACGTACGGTGTTCTTACGTCTCTCAGTACACTTATGCcgcgtgcctcgctcgtgctcctTGGCACGTCAGCCCTTCTATCGAATGGTGCGCCGTACGCACAGTCTGGCACGGCCATGTGTGCTATGATGGCGCATGGGTTCGACGTACCCGTCATTATTTGCTGCGAGACGTACAAGTTCAGCGATCGCATTCAACTCGACAGTTTTGTGGTCAATGAGGCCGGACAAAGCAGCGAACTACTGTCTCATGAAGACGACAACACCGAGACCGATAGTGTCTTGCTCACGCGCAGCGAATGCAGTACCCAGTCCCGACTTAAAGTCGTGCAGCTTCTGCATGATGTGACACCGCCACGCTACGTCAGCGCGATCGCATCCGAAGTGGGTCTGAGCGGCACGGAGAGCGTAGGCGTCATCTTGCGTGACTACAAGAGTGTCTTATTTGGTGTGTAA